A window from Temnothorax longispinosus isolate EJ_2023e chromosome 1, Tlon_JGU_v1, whole genome shotgun sequence encodes these proteins:
- the Ufd4 gene encoding E3 ubiquitin-protein ligase HECTD1 isoform X4, which produces MADVDPETLLEWLSMGQGDERDMQLIALEQLCMLLLMSDNVDRCFECCPPRTFLPALCRIFLDDVVPDSVLEVTARAITYYLDVSAECTRRVVAMEGAVKAICSRLSGAGLGSRVSRDLAEQCIKVLELVCAREAGAVFEAGGLPCALCFIREHGARVHRDTLHSAMAVVTRLCGKVEPQDKALPDCVEALSVLLRHEDAHVADGALRCFASLADRFSRRGTDPAPLASNGLVSELLYRLSNAAGPGTSATATCSNPKTPPPSSTVTTVPTPEPKSCASVSTIISLLSTLCRGSPSITHDLLRSELPDAIEKALKGDERCALDSMRLIDLLLVLLFEGRSALGRGTTGGPSGPLLPRLRRLDSAGEKSHRQLIDCIRSKDTDALIEAIDTGGIEVNFMDDVGQTLLNWASAFGTQEMVEFLCDRGADVNKGQRSSSLHYAACFGRPAIAKVLLRHGANPDLRDEDGKTPLDKARERVDEGHREVAAILQSPGEWMLPPSQEHRKLETEVEDVTEPKGDPEMAPVYLKRLLPVFCATFQSTMLPSVRKASLSLIRKMVHYIQPELLIETCGSDRTGGCGAMLVEVIANVLDNEEDEDGHLVVLQMIQDLMIKGKDEFLEHFARLGVFSKVAALAGPQETTPEPEAESNQSGEEQRMEDAKELLIGRAYHWRDWCICRGRDCLYIWSDAAALELSNGSNGWFRFILDGKLATMYSSGSPEGGTDTSGKGRNTESLTTEENRGEFLEKLQRARSQLKVNFTSQPVLSRPGTTRLVVGNWALSSRKESELCIHNSDGQQQATILREDLPGFIFESNRGTKHSFTAETSLGPEFAAGWTGKRGKRLRSKIEAIKQKVKIQAQEIYERYFKAAQAQPRGVVAKLGAIVTQIEKASLKQHAGSREWRTILQTALEQLKVLLNEEGRVSAYELHSSGLVQALLALLAAPPAGPSPPTLRTTKLRMQRITAFKSCFQTKDTIKEPNSAKILVHKLVSVLESIEKLPVYLYDTPGSGYGLQILTRRLRFRLEKASSESALIDRSGRSLKMEPLSTIQQLENHLLKMVAKQWHDHDRSTFAFVKRLKEDGRITFKYQHDFDENGLLYWIGTNAKTCSEWVNPGQYGLVVVTSSDGRNLPYGHLEDILSRDPSALNCHTNDDKRAWFSIDLGVWIIPSAYTLRHARGYGRSALRNWMFQASKDGITWITLYAHVDDCSLNEPGSTSTWTLEPPSEETQGWRHLRLQQIGKNASGQTHYLSVSGFEVYGEVTGVCEDLGRAAKEAEAGVRKQRRFIKTQVLKHLVAGVRVARGLDWKWRDQDGVPPGEGTVTGELHNGWIDVTWDHGGSNSYRMGAEGKYDLRLVGAAGLDTDNMAKCKSGGGVLTGRKSNSTPSLPDCTDTAMRGSVASTDQAASADNLAAKQAAESIAESVLSVARAEAVVAVTGESGANSTSELSVVLHPRPDTTVTSDLATIVESLTLNTDCPVNSTSNRASSSKPLFATVRGNKASGGLLSLETAEVLDRMREGADRLRNNTNSFLSGELLGLVPVRISVSGESEENSLRIKSVPRHHPTGIADGPAGGQHLASNSNTSCNPIRGPNSVSSLVRLALSPNFPGGLLSTAQSYPSLTSSGQVAGSGVTTTTGPGLGQALTMSLTSTSSDSEQVSLEDFLESCGGVATSSTGGGRTTGGPTLLTELEDDEDGVLEEEEDNEENDQEVRPNNYFRTRDVYRCVEEDEENEEEGDGCEGEYEEVMVSRNLLAAFMEEEAPQSSKRRAWDDEFVLKRQFSALIPAFDPRPGRTNINQTTDLEVPPPGSEAQVNSRIGSVPMPRLSLSLKGPGFPGIPDVEISLSDSHASIFQAVQELMQLTELGSRQEKLKRIWEPTYTIIYKEARDEESSGRATPIVTLYSRTPTQNANACTVEDVLQLLRHVFVSGTVRDEGASAEQDDANDTTYWLHPDDFTSKKITNKIVQQIQDPLALAAGALPTWCEELARSCPFLLPFETRRLYFSCTAFGASRSIVWLQTQRDAILERQRAPGLSPRRDDSHEFRVGRLKHERVSVPRGEKLLDWAEQVLKVHANRKSILEVAFVGEEGTGLGPTLEFFALVAAELQRKDLGLWLCDDTADDDTATRILNEEQTCVSGEKIRPAGYYVTRTSGLFPAPVPQDSAGCDRAVRYFWFLGVFLAKVLQDNRLVDLPLSRPFLKLMCRGDISNNVNEKIGLTGVTQESMSSSMSSSFISEEGENDAACSSLEPCPWYAGLLDIEDLVEVDPVRGEFLREIQNAMAKRDRTFSDGPSSADEETSLYITHPSGTSVAIEDLALTMTHSPSSKVFQHDQVELVEGGSDIVVTIENAREYANLTINYCLNQGIYRQLEAFKSGFSKVFPMEKLHVFSPDEMRAMLCGEQNPQWTREDLLTYTEPKLGYTKESPGFQRFVNVLLSLTGSERKAFLQFATGCSALPPGGLCNLHPRLTVVRKVDAGSGGYPSVNTCVHYLKLPEYPTEEILRERLLAATRERGFHLN; this is translated from the exons ATGGCAGATGTTGATCCCGAGACTTTGCTAGAATGGCTCAGTATGGGGCAAGGAGACGAAAGAGACATGCAGTTAATTGCATTAGAACAATTGTGCATGCTGTTACTCATGTCTGACAATGTGGATCGTTGTTTCGAATG CTGTCCTCCGCGCACGTTTCTCCCAGCGCTTTGCAGAATCTTTCTGGATGACGTGGTGCCAGATAGCGTGCTCGAAGTGACCGCTCGAGCCATCACGTATTACTTGGACGTCTCCGCGGAATGTACACGCAGAGTGGTCGCCATGGAAGGTGCCGTAAAGGCTATCTGTAGTCGCCTCTCTGGCGCTGGGCTCGGCTCTAGAGTCAGTCGGGACTTGGCGGAACAGTGTATAAAG GTATTGGAACTTGTATGCGCGAGGGAGGCGGGTGCCGTGTTCGAAGCTGGTGGTCTACCTTGCGCGTTGTGTTTTATCCGAGAACACGGAGCGCGTGTACATCGAGACACGTTGCACTCGGCGATGGCAGTCGTTACTCGATTATGCGGCAAGGTTGAACCTCAGGATAAGGCTTTGCCCGATTGCGTCGAGGCTCTATCGGTCTTACTCAGACATGAGGATGCTCACGTCGCGGATGGGGCACTTCGTTGCTTCGCATCACTGGCAGACAGATTTTCCAGAAGAGGGACGGATCCCGCGCCATTAGCATCAAATGGATTAGTTTCTGAACTTTTATATCG ATTGTCAAATGCAGCAGGCCCTGGTACGTCCGCTACGGCGACTTGCAGCAATCCAAAGACACCTCCGCCATCCAGTACCGTGACTACGGTTCCAACTCCGGAACCAAAGTCCTGTGCTTCTGTTTCAACTATAATTAGCCTTTTATCGACCCTTTGTAGAGGCTCGCCGTCCATCACGCATGATCTTCTACGTTCGGAATTGCCAGATGCGATAGAAAAGGCACTAAAGGGAGACGAGCGATGTGCTCTTGACTCCATGAGGCTGATTGATCTTTTATTAGTCTTATTGTTTGAGGGAAGATCAGCATTGGGCCGCGGTACGACCGGTGGCCCGTCCGGTCCCTTGCTACCAAGACTGAGACGTTTAGATAGCGCTGGAGAAAAGTCGCACAGACAATTGATCGATTGCATACGTTCGAAGGATACGGACGCGTTGATAGAGGCGATCGATACAGGAGGAATCGAAGTTAACTTTATGGACGACGTCGGGCAAACTTTGCTCAATTGGGCCTCGGCATTCGGTACGCAAGAGATGGTCGAGTTCTTGTGCGATAGAGGAGCGGACGTTAATAAAGGTCAACGATCGTCCAGCTTACATTACGCGGCTTGTTTCGGAAGACCGGCTATCGCCAAAGTTCTCCTTAGGCACGGTGCTAATCCTGATTTGAGGGACGAGGATGGTAAAACACCTTTGGATAAAGCCAGAGAGCGCGTCGACGAAGGTCACAGAGAAGTTGCAGCCATTTTACAGTCGCCTGGGGAATGGATGTTACCGCCGAGCCAAGAACATAGAAAACTTGAGACGGAAGTGGAAGACGTCACGGAACCTAAGGGTGATCCTGAAATGGCCCCTGTTTACCTGAAAAGATTGTTGCCGGTGTTTTGTGCAACTTTTCAGTCGACTATGTTACCAAGTGTTAGAAAAGCGAGTTTAAGTTTGATTAGAAAAATGGTGCATTACATCCAGCCAGAATTGCTCATAGAAACTTGTGGATCTGATAGAACCGGGGGATGTGGAGCTATGCTCGTAGAAGTAATTGCCAATGTTTTAGACAACGAG GAAGATGAGGACGGTCATTTGGTCGTCCTGCAAATGATACAGGATCTGATGATTAAAGGCAAAGATGAATTCTTAGAACATTTCGCACGTTTAGGAGTATTTTCAAAAGTTGCCGCTTTAGCCGGACCCCAAGAAACTACACCCGAGCCAGAAGCGGAATCGAATCAATCTGGAGAAGAACAAAGAATGGAAGATgcgaaagaattattaataggAAGAGCATATCACTGGAGAGATTGGTGCATATGTCGAGGACGTGATTGTCTTTACATCTGGTCCGATGCGGCAGCTCTAGAACTATCGAATGGAAGTAACGGGTGGTTTAGATTTATCCTTGACGGCAAACTGGCAACTATGTACTCTAGCGGAAGTCCGGAAGGTGGAACGGACACATCGG GAAAGGGGAGGAACACAGAGTCGCTTACCACTGAAG AAAATCGTGGCGAATTTCTGGAGAAACTGCAGAGAGCACGTAGTCAGTTGAAAGTGAATTTTACAAGTCAGCCTGTGCTCTCTCGGCCTGGTACTACACGCCTGGTCGTAGGAAATTGGGCATTATCCAGTAGAAAGGAGAGCGAATTGTGTATACATAATAGCGATGGCCAACAACAGGCAACCATTCTAAGGGAAGACTTGCCAGGTTTTATCTTTGAATCCAACAGAGGTACCAAGCATTCCTTCACAGCGGAAACGAGCTTAG GTCCAGAATTCGCAGCAGGTTGGACTGGCAAAAGGGGCAAGAGATTGAGATCGAAGATCGAAGCGATTAAGCAGAAGGTTAAGATACAAGCGCAGGAGATATATGAGCGTTACTTTAAAGCGGCTCAAGCTCAACCACGCGGTGTAGTCGCTAAGCTCGGTGCCATTGTCACGCAGATAGAGAAAGCGTCTCTGAAGCAACACGCTGGAAGTCGCGAATGGCGCACGATATTGCAAACTGCGTTGGAACAACTCAAAGTATTGCTGAATGAGGAGGGTCGAGTGTCCGCGTATGAGCTGCACTCTAGTGGTCTCGTACAGGCGTTGCTCGCCTTACTGGCTGCGCCTCCTGCTGGACCCTCGCCCCCGACATTAAGAACGACCAAGCTTAGGATGCAAAGGATAACTGCGTTCAAGAGCTGCTTCCAAACGAAAGACACGATCAAGGAGCCCAACTCGGCGAAAATTTTAGTCCACAAGTTGGTTTCGGTGCTGGAATCGATAGAAAAATTACCCGTATATCTGTACGATACACCCGGATCGGGCTATGGTTTACAG ATTTTGACTAGGAGATTACGCTTTCGATTGGAGAAAGCTTCTAGCGAGAGCGCTTTAATAGACCGATCCGGTCGTAGCTTGAAAATGGAGCCATTAAGCACGATACAACAATTGGAGAatcatttgttaaaaatggtGGCTAAGCAGTGGCACGATCACGACAGGTCTACGTTCGCTTTTGTGAAAAGATTGAAGGAAGATGGTAGAATAACGTTCAAGTATCAGCACGATTTTGACGAGAATGGTTTGCTATATTGGATCGGAACGAATGCTAAAACTTGTTCCGAATGGGTGAACCCCGGTCAATATGGTTTAGTCGTCGTCACGTCGAGCGATGGGAGAAACCTGCCGTACGGCCACCTCGAGGATATACTCAGCCGTGACCCGTCGGCGTTAAATTGTCACACCAACGACGACAAGCGGGCGTGGTTCTCGATAGATCTTGGCGTTTGGATCATTCCAAGCGCTTATACCTTGAGACACGCGAGAGGATACGGTAGGAGCGCGTTGAGAAACTGGATGTTTCAAGCGTCGAAGGATGGCATTACCTGGATAACGTTGTACGCCCATGTAGACGATTGTTCTTTAAACGAGCCAGGTAGTACGTCTACCTGGACGTTGGAGCCACCGAGTGAGGAGACACAAGGCTGGCGACATTTGCGTCTACAGCAAATTGGAAAGAATGCATCTGGACAGACGCATTATCTGTCTGTGTCTGGTTTTGAGGTTTACGGCGAAGTTACTGGAGTATGCGAAGATTTGGGTCGTGCAGCCAAGGAAGCCGAAGCCGGTGTACGGAAGCAGAGACGATTTATTAAGACGCAAGTTCTTAAACACTTGGTTGCGGGAGTTCGAGTGGCTAGAGGTCTAGATTGGAAGTGGAGGGATCAGGATGGCGTACCACCAG GCGAAGGTACAGTTACGGGAGAATTACATAACGGATGGATAGACGTAACGTGGGATCACGGTGGATCGAATTCGTACAGAATGGGTGCAGAGGGAAAATACGATCTCAGGCTGGTTGGCGCCGCTGGTCTCGATACGGATAACATGGCAAAATGTAAGAGCGGTGGAGGAGTTTTAACGGGTCGAAAATCCAACAGCACTCCTAGTTTACCCGATTGCACTGATACCGCTATGCGTGGTTCGGTAGCTTCTACGGATCAAGCTGCGAGTGCGGATAATCTAGCGGCAAAG CAAGCTGCCGAATCGATAGCCGAGAGTGTGTTATCGGTAGCCCGTGCGGAAGCAGTGGTTGCCGTGACTGGGGAAAGCGGAGCAAACTCGACGAGTGAACTTTCAGTTGTGTTGCATCCCAGACCGGATACGACTGTTACTAGCGATCTAGCTACTATCGTCGAGAGCCTCACCCTCAATACGGATTGCCCGGTCAACAGCACTAGTAACCGAGCGTCCAGTTCGAAACCACTTTTCGCTACTGTGCGAGGAAACAAG GCTAGTGGAGGCTTACTGAGTTTGGAAACTGCTGAAGTTCTGGACCGTATGAGAGAGGGTGCTGACAGATTACGCAACAATACCAATAGTTTTCTGAGTGGTGAGCTACTTGGTTTAGTTCCCGTTAGAATCAGCGTTTCTGGCGAGTCAGAGGAAAACTCGTTGAGGATTAAATCTGTACCGAGACACCATCCTACTGGAATCGCGGACG gaCCTGCGGGTGGACAGCATCTCGCTTCAAATTCTAATACGAGTTGTAATCCAATTCGAGGACCGAATTCTGTATCTAGTCTCGTACGATTGGCACTCAGTCCCAATTTTCCTGGTGGTTTACTTAGTACGGCGCAAAGTTATCCAAGTTTGACGAGTAGCGGACAAGTAGCCGGTAGTGGCGTTACTACGACAACTGGACCAGGTTTAGGACAAGCGCTTACTATGTCTCTGACTAGTACAAGTAGCGATAGCGAGCAG GTTAGTCTTGAAGATTTCTTGGAATCCTGCGGAGGTGTCGCGACCTCTAGCACCGGTGGAGGTCGTACTACCGGTGGCCCTACGCTTTTGACCGAATTGGAAGATGACGAAGACGGTGTtttggaagaggaagaggataatgaagaaaatgacCAAGAAGTACGGCCCAACAACTATTTCCGTACGCGAGACGTGTATCGATGCGTT gaagaagatgaagaaaatgAGGAAGAAGGTGACGGCTGCGAAGGCGAATACGAAGAAGTAATGGTAAGTCGTAATCTCCTGGCGGCATTCATGGAAGAAGAAGCACCACAGAGTAGCAAGAGACGTGCATGGGACGACGAGTTTGTATTAAAGCGTCAGTTTTCCGCTCTTATTCCTGCTTTCGACCCACGTCCTGGCCGAACAAACATTAATCAG acAACGGATTTGGAAGTTCCCCCTCCTGGCAGCGAAGCGCAAGTTAATAGTCGTATCGGGTCCGTACCTATGCCTAGACTTTCCTTATCGTTGAAAGGACCAGGTTTCCCGGGTATACCGGATGTCGAGATATCGCTATCGGACTCGCACGCTAGTATTTTTCAAGCGGTCCAGGAACTAATGCAGTTAACCGAATTGGGCAGTCGTCAGGAGAAATTGAAAAGGATATGGGAACCAACTTACAC aataatatataaagaagcCAGGGACGAGGAGTCGTCTGGCAGAGCGACTCCGATCGTAACGTTGTACTCTCGTACGCCGACGCAAAACGCAAACGCGTGCACCGTCGAGGATGTTCTACAACTCTTGAGACACGTATTCGTATCGGGTACTGTTCGTGATGAGGGCGCCTCGGCGGAGCAGGACGACGCGAACGATACGACCTACTGGCTTCACCCGGATGATTTCACATCTAAAAAAATCACCAACAAGATCGTACAACAGATTCAGGACCCGTTGGCTCTGGCCGCTGGTGCACTGCCCACGTGGTGCGAGGAGCTCGCGCGAAGCTGTCCGTTTCTCCTACCTTTCGAAACGAGACGACTCTATTTCAGTTGCACCGCTTTTGGTGCTTCGCGATCTATCGTATGGTTACAAACGCAGCGAGATGCGATCCTTGAAAGACAAAGGGCACCGGGTCTAAGTCCACGGCGTGACGATAGCCACGAATTTCGTGTCGGCAGGCTTAAGCACGAAAGAGTCAGCGTGCCGAGAGGAGAGAAGCTGTTGGATTGGGCGGAGCAGGTGTTGAAG GTGCACGCAAACCGCAAGAGCATACTCGAGGTAGCGTTCGTAGGAGAAGAGGGTACCGGTCTCGGACCTACCTTGGAATTCTTTGCACTAGTCGCTGCGGAATTGCAACGTAAGGACCTGGGCCTCTGGTTATGCGACGACACCGCCGACGACGACACGGCTACGCGGATCTTAAACGAAGAGCAAACGTGCGTTTCTGGAGAGAAGATTCGGCCTGCGGGATATTACGTAACGCGTACCAGCGGCTTGTTCCCAGCCCCCGTGCCACAAGATTCGGCAGGCTGCGATCGCGCTGTTCGATATTTCTGGTTCCTAGGAGTCTTTTTGGCAAAAGTTCTCCAGGATAATAGATTAGTAGATTTACCGTTATCCCGTccattcttaaaattaatgtgcCGTGGTGATATCTCGAACAATGTCAATGAAAAAATCGGTCTTACCGGCGTCACGCAGGAGAGCATGTCATCCAGCATGTCGAGTAGCTTTATATCGGAAGAAGGGGAAAACGATGCTGCATGCTCTTCGTTAGAACCTTGTCCATGGTACGCCGGATTATTAGACATAGAGGATCTCGTCGAGGTGGATCCTGTAAGAGGAGAATTTCTAAGAGAGATACAAAATGCGATGGCGAAGCGCGATAGAACTTTTTCCGATGGTCCAAGCTCCGCTGACGAAGAAACGTCATTATACATTACTCATCCATCGGGTACTTCGGTGGCTATCGAAGATTTAGCATTAACCATGACGCATTCACCAAGTTCGAAAGTTTTTCAACATGATCAAGTGGAATTGGTGGAAGGTGGCTCGGATATCGTAGTAACGATAGAAAATGCAAGGGAATACGCGAATCTTACCATCAATTACTGCCTTAACCAGGGAATTTATAGACAACTCGAAGCGTTCAAATCGGGCTTTTCAAAAGTCTTTCCGATGGAAAAGCTCCATGTTTTTAGTCCAGACGAAATGAGAGCGATGCTTTGTGGAGAACAGAATCCACAATGGACGAGAGAAGATTTGCTCACGTACACCGAGCCAAAGCTAGGATACACAAAGGAAAG tccTGGTTTCCAAAGATTTGTCAACGTGTTGTTATCGTTAACTGGTTCTGAAAGGAAAGCGTTCTTACAATTTGCCACTGGTTGTTCGGCTCTACCTCCAGGAGGTTTATGTAATCTACACCCCAGATTAACTGTTGTGCGGAAAGTGGACGCTGGTTCTGGTGGTTATCCTTCTGTTAACACTTGTGTTCATTACTTAAAATTACCGGAATATCCTACTGAGGAAATCCTAAGAGAAAGGCTGTTGGCTGCTACCCGAGAAAGAGGgtttcatttaaattaa